The Solidesulfovibrio sp. DNA window GACAATTATTTCGCCGATAAACAGAAAGCCCCCATTCGTGTGTACCTCAACAAGGGCGGTTGCTGCGGCCCGTCCCTCACCCTTGCCCTGGATGAGGCCCGCGAGGGCGACGATGTGTTCGATTTGAGCGGCTACACCTTCGTTGTGGACAAGGAACTCATGGCCATGGCCAGCCCCATTACCGTGGACATGACCGAGTATGGCTTTGCCGTCAGTTCCAGCCTGCAACTGGGCGGCGGGTCCTGCGGCGGCGGATCCTGCGGTGGCGGGTCCTGCGGCGGCGGATCCTGCGGCGACTGATCGCCGACCGGAACGGTGCCGACGTTTTCG harbors:
- a CDS encoding IscA/HesB family protein — translated: MVSMTDTARAELDNYFADKQKAPIRVYLNKGGCCGPSLTLALDEAREGDDVFDLSGYTFVVDKELMAMASPITVDMTEYGFAVSSSLQLGGGSCGGGSCGGGSCGGGSCGD